In a genomic window of Paramormyrops kingsleyae isolate MSU_618 unplaced genomic scaffold, PKINGS_0.4 ups39, whole genome shotgun sequence:
- the LOC140586335 gene encoding stonustoxin subunit beta-like: MSILGIKYSCQLTLDPNTAHRDLSLSEGNRKVTRGAKQPYPDHPERFDWLVQVLCRESLTGRCYWEAEWSGDDVRIAVTYKGIRRKGGSVDCGLGANDKSWSLSCSPDSYSVYHNYKQTVIPIKPSGSRRVGVYLDWAAGTLSFYRVSSDGLTLLYSFTSSFTEPLCPGFRVYSLNSSVSLCMLG, from the exons atgagtatattgggaataaaat actcctgccagctgacgctggaccccaacacagcacacagagacctgtctctgtcagaggggaacaggaaggtgacacggggggcaaagcagccatatcctgatcatccagagagatttgactggttggtccaagttctgtgcagagagagtctgactggtcgctgttactgggaggctgagtggagtggagatgaCGTCCGGATagcagtgacttataaaggaatcaggaggaaaggaggcAGTGTTGACTGTGGGCTTGgagccaatgacaagtcatggagtctgagctgctctcctgacagttactctgtctatcACAATTataaacagactgtcatacccataaagccctcaggctcccgcagagtaggagtgtatctggactgggcggctggtactctgtccttctacagagtctcctctgatggactgaccctcctgtacagcttcacctcatcattcactgaacccctctgtccagggtttAGGGTTTATTCTCTAAACTCCtcagtgtccctgtgcatgctgggatag